In the Terriglobales bacterium genome, one interval contains:
- a CDS encoding agmatine deiminase family protein → MARSARLRMPAEWEPHAATWIAWPHKESDWPGKLACIPWIYAEIVRGIAAGERCEILVRDAKQQRAAHDVLIRSNVPLKNVRFHRLPTDRVWTRDSGPVFAKRGQELVATHWKFNAWAKYPDWKQDQHVPEFIARTLRAPRLLVEHEARRVVLEGGSIDVNGRGAMLTTEECLLHKRVQARNPDLSRRDLEWVFATYLGIEKVIWLKRGIVGDDTHGHVDDIARFVGPRTVLAAAERDPRDANYSALQQNLRDLRRATDQDGKRLEVVELPMPRPVVMEGQRLPASYANFYIANASVLAPIFGDPNDREALDILARLFPTRDVVPIYSRDFVWGLGAMHCMTQQQPA, encoded by the coding sequence ATGGCTCGGTCCGCACGCTTGCGCATGCCGGCGGAGTGGGAGCCACACGCCGCCACCTGGATCGCGTGGCCCCACAAAGAGAGCGACTGGCCCGGCAAGCTCGCCTGCATCCCGTGGATCTACGCCGAGATCGTGCGCGGCATCGCCGCCGGCGAGCGCTGCGAGATCCTGGTGCGCGATGCGAAGCAGCAGCGGGCGGCGCACGACGTTCTGATCCGCAGCAACGTCCCGCTCAAGAACGTACGCTTCCACCGCCTTCCGACCGACCGCGTCTGGACACGCGACTCCGGCCCCGTCTTTGCCAAGCGCGGGCAAGAGTTGGTCGCGACCCACTGGAAGTTCAATGCCTGGGCCAAGTATCCCGATTGGAAGCAGGATCAGCACGTGCCGGAGTTCATCGCGCGCACGCTGCGGGCCCCGCGCCTGCTCGTGGAGCATGAAGCGCGCCGGGTGGTGCTCGAAGGCGGCTCCATCGACGTCAACGGCCGCGGCGCCATGCTGACCACGGAAGAGTGCCTGCTCCACAAACGCGTTCAAGCGCGCAACCCCGACCTCTCGCGCCGCGACCTGGAGTGGGTGTTCGCGACCTATCTCGGGATCGAGAAGGTGATCTGGCTGAAGCGCGGCATCGTGGGCGACGACACTCACGGCCACGTCGACGACATCGCGCGTTTCGTGGGACCGCGCACCGTCCTTGCCGCCGCCGAGCGCGACCCCCGCGACGCCAACTACTCCGCGCTGCAGCAGAACCTGCGCGATCTGCGCCGGGCTACCGACCAGGACGGAAAGCGGCTGGAGGTGGTCGAGCTGCCGATGCCGCGACCGGTGGTGATGGAAGGCCAGCGCCTGCCGGCCAGCTACGCGAATTTCTACATCGCGAACGCGTCTGTCCTGGCGCCCATCTTCGGCGACCCGAACGACCGCGAGGCGCTCGACATCCTCGCGCGCCTGTTCCCCACTCGCGACGTTGTTCCCATCTACTCGCGCGACTTTGTCTGGGGCCTGGGCGCGATGCATTGCATGACCCAGCAGCAACCGGCCTGA
- a CDS encoding carbon-nitrogen hydrolase has protein sequence MSGNAKAEKFSVGLVQMSCGPDPEANVAKAVARVKDAAAKGANVVCLPELFRTQYFCQREDAALFDLAEPIPGPTTEALSKAASDNKVVVIASVFEKRARGVYHNTAAIIDADGSTKGIYRKMHIPDDPLYYEKFYFTPGDLGFKAFDTQAGKIGALVCWDQWYPEGARLTALQGAHVLFYPTAIGWHPAEKKEFGKQQHDAWRTIQRSHAIANGVYVAVVNRVGHEQGDIRGNRAAGEGLEFWGGSFLCDPFGTVLAEASHDKEEILVGEVDLAKLEDVRRNWPFLRDRRIDSYSSITHRFID, from the coding sequence ATGAGCGGCAACGCGAAGGCAGAGAAGTTCTCGGTCGGGCTGGTGCAGATGTCCTGCGGCCCCGACCCGGAAGCGAACGTGGCCAAGGCCGTCGCCCGCGTGAAAGACGCCGCGGCCAAGGGCGCGAACGTCGTCTGTTTGCCGGAGCTCTTCCGCACGCAGTATTTCTGCCAGCGGGAAGATGCGGCGCTGTTCGACTTGGCCGAGCCGATTCCCGGCCCGACCACCGAGGCGCTTTCCAAGGCGGCCAGCGACAACAAGGTTGTCGTCATCGCTTCGGTGTTCGAGAAGCGCGCGCGCGGCGTGTACCACAACACCGCCGCCATCATCGACGCGGACGGCTCCACCAAGGGCATCTATCGCAAGATGCACATCCCCGACGACCCGCTCTACTACGAGAAGTTCTACTTCACGCCCGGGGACCTCGGCTTCAAGGCCTTCGATACACAAGCCGGCAAGATCGGCGCTCTGGTCTGCTGGGATCAATGGTATCCCGAGGGCGCGCGCCTGACGGCGCTCCAGGGCGCGCACGTGCTTTTTTATCCGACCGCCATCGGCTGGCATCCGGCCGAGAAAAAGGAGTTCGGCAAGCAGCAGCACGACGCCTGGCGGACCATCCAGCGCTCCCACGCCATCGCGAACGGCGTGTATGTCGCGGTCGTGAACCGCGTCGGCCACGAACAGGGCGATATCCGCGGCAACAGGGCCGCCGGCGAAGGCCTGGAGTTCTGGGGCGGCTCGTTCCTCTGCGACCCGTTCGGCACCGTCCTTGCCGAAGCCAGTCACGACAAGGAAGAGATCCTGGTGGGCGAAGTGGACCTCGCGAAGCTGGAAGACGTGCGCCGCAACTGGCCGTTCCTGCGCGACCGCCGCATCGATTCCTACTCCTCGATCACGCACCGGTTCATCGACTGA
- a CDS encoding deoxyhypusine synthase family protein, translating to MKQKQAKGKTAKPPKKAHFTEGSGIERKLHDPVADKLRPVYPLDLSKAKSINDLVKQMADTAFTGRQLGEAADVLEAMARDKDCFVVMTLAGAMTVAKMGLVIADLVDQGIVNAIVSTGALMAHGLVEASGRHHFRYDESMNDVELYEAGYNRVYDTLEPERNLDDIEAIIFEILEAWDPKEILCSWKLNRAIGRYLHEKVEGRGILRSCYEKNVPVFVPAFTDSELGLDVALSNRIRVRDGKPKFRFDPFEDLDHFSETMLKQKRIGIFTIGGGVPRNWAQQFGPYTELRHRRAGEDVPLKRYHYGLRICPEPVYWGGLSGSPYSEAISWGKFVPPAEGGRFGEVFVDATVGLPIIVAAVLERLKKK from the coding sequence TTGAAGCAGAAACAGGCCAAAGGGAAGACGGCAAAGCCGCCGAAGAAGGCGCATTTCACCGAGGGTAGCGGCATCGAGCGCAAGCTGCACGATCCGGTCGCGGACAAGCTGCGCCCGGTCTATCCGCTGGACCTGAGCAAGGCGAAGTCCATCAACGACCTGGTGAAGCAGATGGCCGACACCGCCTTCACCGGGCGCCAGCTGGGCGAGGCGGCCGACGTGCTCGAGGCGATGGCACGCGACAAAGACTGCTTCGTCGTGATGACGCTGGCGGGCGCCATGACCGTGGCCAAGATGGGCCTGGTCATCGCCGACCTGGTGGACCAAGGCATCGTGAACGCCATCGTCTCGACCGGGGCGCTGATGGCGCACGGCCTGGTGGAGGCGTCGGGCCGGCACCACTTCCGCTACGACGAATCCATGAACGACGTCGAGCTTTACGAGGCGGGCTACAACCGCGTCTACGACACGCTCGAGCCCGAGCGGAACCTCGACGACATCGAGGCCATCATCTTTGAGATCCTGGAAGCCTGGGACCCGAAGGAGATCCTCTGCTCGTGGAAGCTGAATCGTGCCATCGGGAGGTACCTGCACGAGAAGGTCGAAGGCCGCGGCATCCTGCGCTCCTGCTACGAAAAGAACGTGCCGGTGTTCGTGCCCGCGTTCACGGATTCCGAGCTGGGATTGGACGTGGCGCTCTCCAACCGCATCCGCGTGCGCGACGGCAAGCCGAAGTTCCGCTTCGACCCCTTCGAGGACCTCGACCACTTCTCCGAGACGATGCTCAAACAGAAGCGCATCGGCATCTTCACCATCGGCGGCGGCGTGCCGCGCAACTGGGCGCAGCAGTTCGGCCCCTACACCGAGCTGCGGCATCGGCGCGCGGGCGAAGACGTTCCTTTGAAGCGCTATCACTACGGGCTCCGCATCTGCCCGGAGCCGGTGTACTGGGGCGGACTGTCGGGCTCGCCGTACTCCGAGGCCATCTCGTGGGGCAAGTTCGTCCCGCCGGCAGAAGGTGGACGCTTCGGGGAGGTCTTCGTGGACGCCACCGTCGGGCTACCGATCATCGTGGCCGCAGTGCTGGAGCGGCTGAAGAAGAAGTGA
- a CDS encoding arginine decarboxylase, pyruvoyl-dependent — MGKDMVPKRIFLTKGAGRHKERLTSFELALRDAGIASQNLVRVSSIFPPNCKLITRTQGLKYLNHGEVVFAVVAENSTREPHRLLASSIGLAIPADRTTYGYLSEHHSFGETDDVAGDYAEELAAEMLATTLDVEFDPDSSWDEKKQIYRISNKIVRTMNITQSAVGSKRGLWTTVIAAAILIFD; from the coding sequence TTGGGAAAAGACATGGTGCCGAAGCGCATCTTCCTGACCAAGGGCGCCGGCCGGCACAAAGAACGGCTCACGTCCTTCGAGCTCGCGCTGCGCGACGCCGGCATCGCGTCGCAGAACCTGGTGCGCGTCTCCTCCATCTTCCCGCCCAACTGCAAGCTCATCACGCGGACGCAGGGGTTGAAGTACCTGAACCACGGTGAGGTGGTGTTCGCGGTCGTGGCCGAGAACTCGACGCGCGAGCCCCACCGCTTGCTGGCATCGTCCATCGGCCTGGCGATCCCCGCCGACCGCACGACCTACGGTTACCTGAGCGAGCACCACTCGTTCGGCGAGACCGACGACGTGGCCGGCGATTACGCGGAAGAGCTCGCCGCCGAGATGCTCGCCACCACCCTAGACGTGGAGTTCGATCCCGACTCTTCCTGGGACGAGAAGAAGCAGATCTACCGCATCTCGAACAAGATCGTGCGCACCATGAACATCACGCAGTCCGCGGTCGGCTCCAAGCGCGGGCTGTGGACCACGGTCATCGCCGCCGCGATCCTCATCTTCGATTAG
- a CDS encoding LysR family transcriptional regulator, which yields MDFDQLETFLEVARHASFSRAAEKRFRTQPAVSAQIRALEEEVGAKLFDRSGGKVALTGAGKAFQKYSEDAIEQRKAMMTALAEMERVPKGEIVVGANEATCLHILPEVFAEFKKQYPSVGVNINRAERAKILDYIVDNTVDFGVVSMPVTDNRMTVVQIHRDELVLIAPPHHPLAKLKAASLAEIAKFPLLLPRFGRTRDALEALFAERKLKANVSMELDSSELLKRFVAADVGVGFIARSNAAEDVRAKVLAAVPLADAHIKRDLALVFRKDKALSRAALAFIDIAVKLKPAQQQLG from the coding sequence ATGGACTTCGATCAGCTAGAGACGTTCCTCGAGGTCGCACGACACGCGAGCTTCTCGCGCGCGGCGGAGAAGCGCTTCCGCACGCAGCCGGCGGTCTCCGCCCAGATCCGCGCGCTCGAGGAGGAAGTGGGCGCCAAACTGTTCGATCGCTCCGGCGGCAAGGTCGCGCTCACCGGCGCGGGCAAGGCCTTCCAGAAATACTCCGAGGACGCCATCGAGCAGCGCAAGGCGATGATGACCGCCCTCGCTGAGATGGAGCGCGTCCCCAAGGGCGAGATCGTCGTTGGCGCGAACGAGGCGACCTGCCTCCACATCCTTCCCGAGGTCTTCGCCGAGTTCAAGAAGCAGTATCCGAGCGTCGGCGTGAACATCAACCGCGCCGAGCGCGCCAAGATCCTCGACTACATCGTCGACAATACGGTGGACTTCGGCGTGGTCTCCATGCCGGTGACCGACAACCGCATGACGGTGGTGCAGATCCACCGCGACGAACTGGTGCTGATCGCGCCGCCGCACCATCCGCTGGCCAAGCTGAAAGCGGCTTCGCTGGCCGAGATCGCGAAGTTCCCGCTGTTGCTTCCCCGCTTTGGCCGGACGCGTGACGCGCTGGAGGCGCTGTTCGCTGAGCGAAAGCTGAAGGCAAACGTCTCGATGGAGCTGGATTCGAGCGAACTGCTGAAGCGCTTCGTCGCCGCCGACGTCGGCGTGGGCTTCATCGCCCGCTCGAACGCCGCCGAAGACGTCCGCGCCAAGGTCCTGGCCGCCGTTCCGCTCGCCGACGCGCACATCAAGCGCGATCTTGCTCTTGTGTTCCGCAAAGACAAGGCCCTCTCCCGCGCCGCGCTCGCGTTCATCGACATCGCCGTCAAGCTCAAGCCGGCGCAGCAGCAACTCGGCTGA
- the glnA gene encoding type I glutamate--ammonia ligase, translated as MSDPKTVMQFVKDNGVKLLDLRFTDLPGLWHHVSYPIDQFSEASFEEGFGMDGSSIRGWAAIHESDMLLMPDPTWYMLDPFTEVATLVMVADVIDPVTKQRYDRDPRYIAKKAEMYLASTGLADTAFFGAEAEFFIFDNVRFDQRENEGYYHIDADEGRWNSGRKEGNLGYRPRYKEGYFPVPPTDHYQDLRSEMAMTMQQCGLEVECHHHEVATGGQTEIDLKFNKLVRSADNMMTYKYIVKNVANQYGKTVTFMPKPLFQDNGSGMHTHQSLWKGGKPLFAGDGYAGLSQMALWYIGGLIKHGPALAAIIAPTTNSYKRLVPGFEAPVNLAYSRRNRSAACRIPMYSASPKAKRVEFRPPDPSCNPYMAFAAMLMAGLDGIEHKIDPGQPLDKDIYDLGPEELAKVPSMPGSLGDALDALEKDHQFLLKGDVFTEELIRTYIDYKRDKEVKAVSLRPHPFEFALYYDI; from the coding sequence ATGTCTGATCCGAAGACAGTCATGCAGTTCGTGAAGGACAACGGGGTGAAACTCCTCGATCTCCGTTTCACGGATCTGCCGGGGCTGTGGCACCACGTTTCCTATCCGATCGACCAGTTCAGCGAGGCCTCCTTTGAAGAGGGCTTCGGCATGGACGGGTCGTCGATCCGCGGCTGGGCGGCCATCCACGAGAGCGACATGCTCCTGATGCCCGACCCGACGTGGTACATGCTCGATCCCTTCACCGAGGTCGCGACGCTGGTGATGGTCGCCGACGTGATCGACCCGGTCACCAAGCAGCGCTACGACCGCGACCCGCGCTACATCGCGAAGAAGGCGGAGATGTACCTGGCCTCCACCGGACTGGCCGACACCGCGTTCTTCGGCGCCGAGGCGGAATTCTTCATCTTCGACAACGTCCGCTTCGACCAGCGCGAGAACGAAGGCTACTACCACATTGACGCCGACGAAGGCCGCTGGAACTCGGGACGCAAGGAAGGGAACCTCGGCTACCGTCCGCGCTACAAGGAGGGCTACTTCCCGGTGCCTCCCACCGACCACTACCAGGACCTGCGCAGCGAGATGGCGATGACCATGCAGCAGTGCGGCCTGGAGGTCGAGTGCCACCACCATGAAGTCGCCACCGGCGGCCAGACGGAGATCGACCTGAAGTTCAACAAGCTGGTGCGCTCCGCCGACAACATGATGACCTACAAGTACATCGTGAAGAACGTGGCGAACCAGTACGGCAAGACGGTCACCTTCATGCCGAAGCCGCTGTTCCAGGACAACGGCTCGGGCATGCACACGCACCAGTCCCTGTGGAAGGGCGGCAAGCCGCTGTTCGCGGGCGATGGCTACGCGGGTCTCTCGCAGATGGCGCTGTGGTACATCGGAGGGTTGATCAAGCACGGCCCGGCGCTGGCGGCGATCATCGCTCCGACGACGAACTCGTACAAGCGCCTGGTGCCTGGCTTCGAAGCTCCGGTGAACCTGGCGTACTCGCGCCGGAACCGCTCCGCGGCGTGCCGCATCCCCATGTACTCGGCCAGCCCGAAGGCCAAGCGCGTGGAGTTCCGGCCGCCGGACCCGAGCTGCAACCCCTACATGGCATTCGCAGCCATGTTGATGGCGGGCCTGGACGGCATCGAGCACAAGATCGATCCCGGCCAGCCGCTCGACAAGGACATCTATGATCTGGGTCCGGAGGAGCTCGCGAAGGTTCCTTCGATGCCCGGCTCGCTCGGCGACGCCCTCGACGCTCTGGAGAAGGACCACCAGTTCCTGCTCAAGGGCGACGTCTTCACCGAAGAGCTGATCCGCACCTACATCGACTACAAGCGCGACAAGGAAGTGAAGGCGGTCTCGCTTCGCCCGCACCCCTTCGAGTTTGCGCTGTATTACGACATCTAA
- a CDS encoding response regulator has product MTDGAGYRKRALLDLAYIALAMLLLGGLAIGFHGVSRLLRLLSGADEVDEVVTLLLLLSFALTYFSWRRWREVRAEVTRSLAAEEASRRASQRYQSLVTHLPDIVWVSDRHGRTAYISPNVAQICGYTAAEMCAQAQEVWLGRIRPGDRERVLSAFAALFDQHDPFDIEYEYQRKDGEWIWVHDRAFRTFVGDDGVEYAEGIFFDVTVRKRAEHSLQLFRALMDESNDAIQVVDPATLRILDVNRRACAFLDYTREEFLGLTVHDVAGAAHPLAEISAALEASGSCVFESFYRRKDGSALPVEVSLKRVTLDREYIVANIRDIAERRLTLHKLQQSEAKLALKNTLAHIFLTSPDRKIFSEVLDAVLQGFHSDCGLFGYIDERGALIVPSACAASQRKCGLQPRDLMLPPSAWTGLWGKALQERRSCLSNDPVRFPCGITVQCALIMPVVHGQQPVGLLALADKHGGYHDAELDELQRIAEYLSPVLHARLQRDAEERARRQAEQEALRAKEAAEAASRAKSEFLANMSHEIRTPMNGIVGMTELLLDMDLTADQLECLNLIKSSADSLLSIINDILDFSKIEAGKLDLEAIPFDLRDSLDETMRTLAWRADQKGLELTCDIPPSVPLAFIGDPTRLRQVILNLVGNAIKFTEKGEVRLGCRVASEDDKHSWLHCSITDTGVGIPQEQQQSIFGAFTQADSSMTRKFGGTGLGLTISARLVQMMGGRIWLESESGKGSTFHFTVRLGKAPATSRRPSSSEVDLHDLKVLVVDDNATNRRILHETLTHWRMLPTEVASGAGALALLANAQQSGYPFPLILVDAQMPEMDGFELVKRIKQMPGLDSATIMMLSSAAMRGDAARCRELGIAAYLTKPIKQKELYNAIVTVLGSAEARPKLVTRHNLEQERVALRVLLAEDNPVNQKVAARLVEREGHHVTVVANGREAVDQVAQHDFDVVLMDVQMPEMDGFEATARIREREKQTAVHLPIVALTAHAMKGDQERCLAAGMDRYLAKPVQPRDLKAAIAAVVPKSGAGAALAQAAPAPSSSRPPAHVADVKCIDESALLSSLGGDRELLTELLQLFRTDYPRTLERLRAALAAGDSQEVRFAAHALKGSVANFYAQSAVAAALRLERMGRNNKLENWQEALAALERELADVVAGLERMLEPEPAHP; this is encoded by the coding sequence ATGACCGACGGAGCCGGCTATCGGAAACGAGCGTTGCTCGACCTGGCCTACATTGCCCTGGCAATGCTGCTGTTAGGGGGGCTGGCGATCGGGTTCCATGGGGTTAGCCGGTTACTTCGCCTGCTCTCGGGCGCCGACGAGGTGGACGAAGTGGTCACCCTTCTTCTGCTCCTGTCGTTTGCGCTCACGTATTTCTCTTGGCGGCGCTGGCGTGAGGTCAGGGCGGAAGTGACGCGCAGTCTCGCCGCCGAAGAAGCGAGCCGCCGCGCTTCCCAGCGCTATCAATCCCTGGTCACGCATCTTCCCGATATCGTCTGGGTCTCCGACCGCCACGGCCGCACAGCCTACATCAGCCCGAACGTCGCTCAGATCTGTGGTTACACGGCAGCGGAGATGTGCGCGCAAGCACAAGAAGTTTGGCTCGGCCGTATCCGCCCCGGTGATCGGGAGCGTGTGCTGAGCGCCTTTGCTGCTCTGTTCGATCAGCACGATCCGTTCGACATCGAATACGAGTATCAACGCAAGGACGGCGAGTGGATATGGGTGCATGACCGCGCCTTCCGCACCTTCGTTGGCGACGACGGCGTCGAATACGCCGAGGGCATCTTCTTTGATGTCACCGTCCGCAAGCGCGCGGAGCACTCCCTCCAGCTGTTTCGGGCGCTGATGGACGAATCCAACGACGCCATCCAGGTCGTCGACCCGGCGACATTGCGGATCCTGGACGTCAACCGGCGCGCCTGCGCCTTTCTCGACTACACCCGAGAAGAGTTTCTCGGGCTGACCGTGCACGACGTCGCCGGTGCTGCGCATCCGCTCGCGGAGATTTCGGCCGCGCTCGAGGCTAGTGGCTCCTGCGTCTTCGAGTCCTTCTACCGCCGCAAAGACGGTTCCGCCCTGCCGGTGGAGGTGAGCCTCAAGAGGGTGACGCTTGATCGCGAATACATCGTCGCCAATATCCGCGACATCGCCGAACGCCGGCTCACGCTTCACAAGCTCCAGCAATCCGAGGCCAAACTTGCTCTGAAGAACACCCTGGCCCACATCTTCCTCACGTCCCCCGACCGCAAGATCTTTTCCGAGGTCCTCGACGCCGTGCTGCAAGGCTTCCACAGTGATTGCGGGCTTTTTGGCTACATCGATGAGCGCGGTGCTCTCATCGTGCCTTCCGCCTGCGCCGCCTCGCAGCGCAAGTGCGGGCTCCAACCTCGCGATCTCATGCTCCCGCCCTCTGCCTGGACCGGGCTCTGGGGAAAAGCTCTGCAGGAACGCCGTTCATGTCTCTCGAACGATCCAGTGCGATTCCCATGCGGCATCACCGTGCAATGCGCACTCATCATGCCGGTCGTTCACGGCCAACAACCGGTCGGGCTCCTCGCGCTCGCCGACAAGCACGGCGGGTACCACGATGCCGAATTGGATGAACTGCAACGCATCGCGGAATATCTCTCCCCGGTCCTGCATGCACGCCTGCAGCGCGACGCCGAAGAGCGCGCGCGCCGGCAAGCGGAGCAGGAAGCCCTGCGCGCCAAGGAAGCCGCCGAAGCCGCCAGCCGCGCCAAGAGCGAGTTCCTCGCCAACATGAGCCACGAGATCCGCACGCCCATGAACGGCATCGTCGGCATGACCGAGCTCCTGCTCGACATGGACCTCACCGCCGACCAGCTCGAGTGCCTCAACCTGATCAAGTCTTCCGCCGATTCCCTGCTCTCCATCATCAACGACATTCTGGATTTCTCGAAGATCGAGGCCGGCAAGCTCGACCTCGAAGCCATCCCGTTCGACCTGCGCGATTCGCTCGACGAGACCATGAGGACGCTGGCGTGGCGCGCCGATCAGAAGGGGCTCGAGCTCACCTGCGACATCCCGCCCTCCGTGCCCCTCGCCTTCATCGGCGACCCGACCCGGCTTCGTCAGGTCATCCTCAATCTCGTCGGCAACGCCATCAAGTTCACCGAGAAGGGCGAAGTCCGGCTCGGATGCCGCGTCGCCTCCGAGGATGACAAGCATTCCTGGCTGCACTGCAGCATCACCGACACCGGCGTGGGCATACCGCAAGAGCAACAGCAATCCATCTTCGGCGCCTTCACCCAGGCCGATAGCTCCATGACGCGCAAGTTCGGTGGGACGGGCCTGGGCCTCACCATTTCGGCCCGGCTCGTTCAGATGATGGGCGGACGCATCTGGCTCGAGAGCGAGTCCGGCAAGGGCTCCACGTTCCACTTCACCGTGCGCCTCGGCAAGGCCCCGGCGACCTCGCGCAGGCCGTCGTCCAGCGAGGTGGATCTACACGACCTGAAGGTGCTAGTGGTCGACGACAACGCCACCAATCGCCGCATCCTGCACGAGACCCTTACCCACTGGCGCATGCTGCCCACCGAGGTCGCCAGCGGCGCCGGTGCGCTCGCGCTGCTCGCCAACGCCCAGCAGAGCGGCTATCCCTTCCCGCTGATCCTGGTGGACGCGCAAATGCCGGAAATGGACGGCTTTGAGCTGGTGAAGCGGATCAAGCAGATGCCCGGGCTCGACAGCGCGACCATCATGATGCTGTCTTCCGCTGCCATGCGCGGCGACGCCGCCCGCTGTCGCGAGCTCGGCATCGCCGCCTATCTCACCAAGCCCATCAAGCAGAAGGAACTCTACAACGCGATCGTCACCGTGCTGGGGTCAGCAGAGGCGCGACCGAAGCTCGTAACGCGCCACAACCTGGAGCAGGAGCGGGTCGCCCTGCGCGTCCTGCTGGCCGAAGACAATCCCGTGAACCAGAAGGTCGCAGCGCGGCTGGTTGAGCGCGAGGGCCATCACGTCACGGTCGTTGCCAATGGACGCGAAGCCGTCGACCAGGTCGCGCAGCACGACTTCGACGTGGTCTTGATGGACGTTCAGATGCCTGAGATGGATGGTTTCGAGGCGACGGCACGGATCCGCGAGCGCGAGAAACAGACCGCCGTACACCTTCCCATCGTCGCGCTCACGGCCCACGCCATGAAGGGCGACCAGGAGCGCTGCCTGGCAGCGGGCATGGATCGCTACCTTGCCAAGCCGGTGCAGCCCCGCGACCTCAAGGCCGCCATCGCGGCGGTCGTGCCCAAGTCCGGCGCGGGCGCCGCCCTGGCCCAAGCGGCCCCGGCCCCTTCGAGCAGCCGGCCACCGGCGCATGTGGCGGACGTGAAATGCATCGACGAGAGCGCGCTGCTCTCGTCGCTTGGCGGCGACCGCGAGCTCCTGACGGAGTTGCTCCAACTTTTCCGCACCGACTACCCGCGGACGCTCGAGCGCTTGCGTGCGGCGCTTGCCGCCGGCGATTCCCAGGAAGTGCGCTTCGCCGCGCACGCGCTCAAGGGCTCGGTCGCGAACTTCTACGCGCAGTCCGCGGTCGCGGCCGCCCTGCGCCTAGAGAGGATGGGACGGAATAACAAGCTGGAAAACTGGCAGGAGGCCCTCGCCGCCCTGGAGCGCGAGCTGGCGGACGTCGTGGCCGGACTCGAGCGCATGCTCGAACCCGAACCGGCGCATCCGTAG
- a CDS encoding VOC family protein, producing the protein MAVHFQPKQYHSVTPYLIVKGAAKALDFYQRAFGAEELYRMEHEGKVGHAEMKIGDSVVMLADEHPEMGALSPQTIGGSPVSLLIYVPDVDAAFARALKAGAKQERPIEDKFYGDRTGGVEDPFGYKWYLATHKEDVTPEEMERRMAAMPK; encoded by the coding sequence ATGGCGGTGCACTTCCAACCCAAGCAATACCACAGCGTTACGCCGTACTTGATCGTGAAGGGCGCGGCGAAGGCGCTCGACTTCTACCAGCGCGCCTTCGGAGCCGAGGAGCTCTACCGCATGGAACACGAGGGCAAGGTGGGCCATGCGGAGATGAAGATCGGCGATTCGGTGGTGATGTTGGCCGACGAGCATCCGGAAATGGGCGCGCTCAGCCCGCAGACGATCGGCGGTTCGCCGGTCTCGCTGCTGATCTACGTTCCCGACGTGGATGCGGCGTTCGCCCGGGCGCTGAAGGCGGGCGCGAAGCAGGAGCGGCCGATCGAGGACAAGTTCTACGGCGACCGTACCGGCGGCGTAGAAGACCCGTTCGGATACAAGTGGTACCTGGCGACGCACAAGGAAGACGTGACGCCGGAGGAGATGGAGCGCCGCATGGCGGCGATGCCGAAGTAG